Within Romboutsia sp. CE17, the genomic segment CTATAAAATTGAGGATGATGTAATAGATATTTTATATTCTTATTCTTGGCCAGGAAATGTTAGAGAACTTAAGAATACAATAGAATTTATGATAAATATGATGGAGCATGATGGGATATTAAATATAAACACTATACCTCAAAATATTTTAGAGAATGAAATAATAGAAAAAGATATAACTCCAATTAGAGAATTAGAAAAAAAGGAAATATTAAAAGCTTTAAACATATATGGATATGATTTTGAAGGAAAGAAAAAAGCTGCTGAAAAATTAGGATTAAGTATGGCAACCTTATATAGAAAGTTAGAAAAGTATGGTTTCTCAAAATGAAAAACAAAAAATAATAAAAATATTTTTTCTTATCAAAGTGAGAAATTAGGTGTAAAACTTTATAAAATTTGAATTTAATAATGGAGCAAATCATTTATCAAAATGAGAAGTTTTTCTCAGTTAGATAAATGATTTTTTGTTGTTGATATGGTATTGGAAATGAAGTACTATGTTGTTGGAGGTGTTGTAAATACTAGGTGTAGAATAGTAATTATATAAATAATAAACGTGTGATGTATGATAGAAAATAAAAAAGGTAGATATATATTTTCTATGAGGTGAGAAACTTTTATAAAAGTCTTAATCTACATAAATAAACTTATTTACTAAAATTATATAATTTTTCTAAAGAACTAGGTATTAAAATAATTAGGTAAAAGATGAATTTTTTAGATTTGGATTAAATATACTTAAAGTGTTAGGGTAAGCTATACATTAGGAAGTTATATATCTAAACTATGTAATGAAGGTATATAAAACTCATTTTTTAGAAAATGTTTACTTAAGAGGATGGAGAAAAAATATCAAAATAAGGTGTATAGAATAGTATATCTGATATAAATTATTATGAGTCAGCTAGATTGGTAGTTAAGAAGTATAAAGAATTAGGAATAATAATAGCTTAAGATACTTATTGATATAGCTGTAAAAATATTTAAACTTATACTATACAAAATAGTATCAGAAGTATATGAGCAACCTTAAGAAGAAAAACCTACACATATATTTTTACATATAGATTTGAATATTTGTGAAGATCAGTACAATGAAATTTTATAAATATATATAAAGATGTATAGAGATGATAGACTAGTGACAAGTATTGAGCACTAAAAGAAATGAACATATATAAATTCACAAAAGAAGAAATGAGAACAATTATAAAAGTTTATATGCTAAATATAATGGTAGCATTAGACTGTGCAAATCAGATCCTATAGGAGGGAAATTTAAATAAATTCTTGAGATGGATTTTTATATTATTAAGCACAATTAGCATTAAAATAAATGAGAATATTAATAAGTCTAAATTTTGAGAAAGAAAATTACTTAAAGATTAAAAAAATATAAAAGCTAGAGTAAATTAATTATAAAGTTCTAGGCAATGCAATTTTAACATTGATAGATATAAAATCAGCGTTATATGCAGGAAACTTAGTAGCTGTAGATTTACATATAGATGAAGATTTTATTAGAAATATATATACATAAAAAATAAGATGGATTTGATTGTGAAATAACTAAATATAATTTTTGTACAAATAGAAGTTATTATTTAGCTAAAGTAAGAATTAAAGCTATTTGAGAAGATTACAAAAGTTTATTAATAATTGATGAAAGCTTTGTTATAAAATAATAAAAATTAATTTTATATAGGAGGTTGGATATGTTAGAAAATATAATAATTGCGTTAGCTGATTTTTTATGGGGATTTCCAACGATGATTTTAATCTTTGTTACAGGTTTAGTATTTAGTATAAAAACTGGCTTCTTTCAAATAAGATGCTTACCATATGTTCTTAAAGAAACCTTAGGATCTATATTTAAAAAAGATAAAATCTTAAAGTCCGAAGGAGTTATGACTCCATTCCAGGCTGTAGCTACAGCACTTTCTGGAACAGTAGGGACTGCTAATATAGCAGGTATAGCAACAGCAATAGCAATAGGGGGTCCAGGATCTGTATTTTGGATGTGGTTTGTAGCTATGCTAGGTATGATAACTAAGATGGTAGAAGTTTCTTTAGCAGTTTATTATAGAGAGAAAGATAAAGATGGAAATTTCTATGGTGGACCAATGTATTATATAGAAAAAGGATTAGGAGATAAATGGAGATTATTAGCTAAATTTTTTGCAGTTATGATGATTTTAGGTGCATTGGGAACAGCGGTATTTGTACAACCTCATACAATGTCTCAAGCTATGAATAATATATTCAATATACCACCAGTAGCTACTGTATTGATAGTAACAGCAATAACCGGAATAGTAGTAATTGGTGGATTTAAAAGAATAGGACAATTCTGTGAAAAGATAACACCAGCGATGTGTATACTATATATAGTAGCTTCATTAGGGGTTATAATTATAAATATAGAAAACTTACCTACTGTGATAAGTAATATATTTGTTTATGCATTTCAACCAATGCCAGCAATCGGAGGGTTTGCTGGATCTACAGTATTATTAACTCTAAGAAGAGGAATGTCTAGAGGAATATTTTCAAATGAAGCAGGTATGGGTTCAGCACCAATGGTACATGCGACTGCAATAACAGATCATCCAATTAGACAAGGATTATATGGAGTATTTGAAGTTTTTGTAGATACATTAGTTGTAGGTAGTTGTACATCACTTGCGATACTTTGTTGTGGGCCTGAAGTTTGGGCTAGTGGATTAAATGGTGTAGATTTGACAATAGCTGCATTTTCGAGTGTTTATGGTGGTTTTGGTAGTTATATAATAGGGATATGTGTATTATTATTTGCACTTTCAACTATGATTGGTTGGGCTATAGAGTATGAAACATCTGTAGTATATGTATTTGGAAATAAATACATAAAACTATTTAGATGGATATATTTAATACCGCCATTTTTAACGCTTGGAAAAACTACAGAAATGATATGGACTGTAGTTGATGTTGCGACAGGAATAGAAATCATACCGAATTTAATAGCTGTATTTATGTTAAGTGGAGTATTTACGAAGTTATTTAAAGATTTTACATTAAACCATATGTATGATAAAAGTAAGGTACAATAATAAAATTTATATATTTACTTAATTTAATAAATTAAATCATGGATAGTTAGTTAATACTAGAAGAGAAATTATAGCTCATTTAGAAAATGAAAAATATAATTCTTAACTTGAATTAGGGATTAGAAATTCAAAGGAATAAGATGTTTCTATTCTAGAATTATTTATCTTTGAATTTTAAGTAGTAATGAATTTTAGTTTTTAATAAGCGTTAAAAAGAATTTATAACTTAGATATAGATAGTTTTATTGATTAAGAGAGCATCAATTAGAGATGCTCTTTTTGTTTAAAATAAGAACAATTATTTTTATTTTAGGACAAATAGATTTAGAATAATTATTCTACTTTAAAAATATATTTATAAAATGAAGAATAAGGAGGGAAAGTATATGAACTATAGAGATTTATTTGATGGTATAGATGAACAAGTACAGTTACCAGATGGTACTTATATAACTCCTATTAATTTTGATAATGGGGCTACAACACCACCTTTAAAAAGTGTGACTCAAATAATTTTAGATAATATAAAAAATTATGGACCTATAGATAGAGGTGTAGGCTTTAAGGGTGAATACTGTACAACAATGTTTAGCAAGGCTAGAGAGGCTTTATTAAGTTTTTTTGGATTAGAAAATTGCAATACACATACAGTAGTATATACTAAATCAGATACAGAAGCCTTAAATATACTAGCAAATATTCTTATAGAAGGTAAAGAAGACATAATTATAACAACTAGAATGGAACATCATGCTAACGATATACCTTTTAGAAGAGTAGGAAAAATGGTTTACATTGATGTAGATGAATTAGGTAGGATAAATATAGATGATATAGAAGATGAACTTATAAAAGGAAAAGGAAGGGTTAAGCTTGTAACTGTTACGGGAGCATCAAATGTTACTGGATATGTTATACCAGTACATGATATTGCAAGGCTTGCACATAGATACAATGCATTAATAATTGTTGATGGAGCTCAGTTAATAGCGCATAAAAAAATAGATATGAAAGGAACCTGTGAAGAGGAATGTAT encodes:
- a CDS encoding alanine/glycine:cation symporter family protein, which produces MLENIIIALADFLWGFPTMILIFVTGLVFSIKTGFFQIRCLPYVLKETLGSIFKKDKILKSEGVMTPFQAVATALSGTVGTANIAGIATAIAIGGPGSVFWMWFVAMLGMITKMVEVSLAVYYREKDKDGNFYGGPMYYIEKGLGDKWRLLAKFFAVMMILGALGTAVFVQPHTMSQAMNNIFNIPPVATVLIVTAITGIVVIGGFKRIGQFCEKITPAMCILYIVASLGVIIINIENLPTVISNIFVYAFQPMPAIGGFAGSTVLLTLRRGMSRGIFSNEAGMGSAPMVHATAITDHPIRQGLYGVFEVFVDTLVVGSCTSLAILCCGPEVWASGLNGVDLTIAAFSSVYGGFGSYIIGICVLLFALSTMIGWAIEYETSVVYVFGNKYIKLFRWIYLIPPFLTLGKTTEMIWTVVDVATGIEIIPNLIAVFMLSGVFTKLFKDFTLNHMYDKSKVQ